A single region of the Chitinophaga niabensis genome encodes:
- a CDS encoding response regulator transcription factor gives MLMEPAVAVGKILVVDDEMDILEIISYNLKSAGYETVTAKDGLEAIQKAKIFRPDLIMLDIMMPNKNGIDTCKEIRKLPEFKETMVLFLTALNDEKSEIEGLNMGADDYIAKPIKPKLLVSRINALFRRLNKVEEQQMHLGDLIIDREKFTVTYKGVEIILAKKEFELLQLLASKPGRVFLRNEILNQVWGTEVIVGDRTIDVHIRKIRQKLGVDLITTVKGVGYKFEM, from the coding sequence ATGTTGATGGAACCAGCAGTAGCAGTCGGAAAAATCCTTGTAGTGGACGATGAAATGGATATCCTCGAAATCATCAGTTACAATCTCAAGAGCGCAGGTTACGAAACAGTGACAGCGAAGGATGGCCTCGAAGCTATTCAGAAAGCCAAGATCTTCAGACCGGACCTGATCATGCTGGACATTATGATGCCCAACAAGAATGGGATAGACACCTGCAAAGAGATCCGCAAACTGCCCGAGTTTAAAGAAACCATGGTATTGTTCCTCACCGCCCTGAATGATGAGAAAAGTGAGATAGAAGGGTTGAATATGGGAGCAGACGATTACATTGCCAAACCCATTAAACCCAAGTTGCTGGTGAGCAGGATCAATGCATTGTTCCGCCGCCTCAACAAAGTGGAAGAGCAGCAGATGCATTTGGGCGACCTGATCATTGACCGCGAAAAATTCACCGTTACTTATAAAGGTGTAGAGATCATCCTCGCTAAAAAAGAATTCGAACTGTTACAATTACTGGCATCCAAACCGGGCAGGGTATTCCTCCGCAACGAGATACTCAACCAGGTATGGGGTACAGAAGTGATCGTAGGAGACCGTACCATTGATGTACACATCCGTAAGATCCGTCAGAAATTAGGTGTTGACCTGATCACAACCGTTAAAGGTGTAGGTTATAAGTTCGAAATGTAA
- the atpA gene encoding F0F1 ATP synthase subunit alpha: protein MVDIKPDEISAILRQQLSNFNASADLEEVGTVLQVGDGIARVYGLNNVRSGELVEFENGIKAIVLNLEEDNVGVVLMGPSAGIKEGAIVRRTKQIASIKVGEGLVGRVVNTLGEPIDGKGPITGELYEMPLERKAPGVIYREPVKEPLQTGIKAIDAMIPIGRGQRELVIGDRQTGKTAICIDAIINQKEFFDAGKPVYCIYVAIGQKASTIAGVMKTLEENGALAYTTIVSASAADPAPLQFYAPFAGAAIGEFFRDTGRPALIIYDDLSKQAVAYREVSLLLRRPPGREAYPGDVFYLHSRLLERAAKIIAKDEIAQQMNDCPDSIKHLVKGGGSLTALPIIETQAGDVSAYIPTNVISITDGQIFLENNLFNAGIRPAINVGISVSRVGGNAQIKSMKKVSGTLKLDQAMYREMEAFSKFGGDLDAATKSVLEKGARNVEILKQAQFNPFSVEKQVAIIYLGTNGLLSGIPVKNVRAFEDAFQHEMEVRLPDVLGEFKKGNLPEDGIKKMVALADELKPRFA from the coding sequence ATGGTTGACATTAAGCCAGATGAAATTTCGGCGATATTACGCCAGCAACTCAGCAACTTCAACGCTTCTGCCGATCTGGAAGAAGTAGGTACCGTGTTGCAGGTGGGTGATGGTATCGCCCGCGTTTACGGATTGAACAACGTGCGCTCCGGTGAGCTGGTAGAATTTGAGAATGGTATCAAAGCTATCGTTCTGAACCTTGAGGAAGATAACGTGGGTGTGGTATTGATGGGTCCTTCTGCCGGAATTAAAGAAGGTGCAATTGTTCGCCGTACCAAACAGATCGCTTCCATTAAAGTGGGTGAAGGCCTGGTTGGACGTGTAGTGAACACATTGGGCGAACCTATCGATGGTAAAGGCCCTATCACAGGTGAACTGTATGAAATGCCACTGGAGCGTAAAGCACCGGGCGTTATCTATCGTGAGCCGGTAAAAGAACCACTGCAAACAGGTATCAAAGCGATCGATGCAATGATCCCTATCGGCCGTGGTCAACGTGAGCTGGTGATCGGAGACCGTCAGACAGGTAAAACTGCCATCTGTATCGATGCCATCATCAATCAGAAAGAATTTTTCGACGCTGGTAAACCAGTGTATTGCATATATGTAGCCATCGGTCAGAAAGCTTCCACTATTGCAGGTGTAATGAAAACCCTGGAAGAAAATGGTGCACTGGCTTACACTACTATCGTATCGGCTTCTGCTGCTGACCCTGCTCCTTTGCAGTTCTACGCTCCGTTTGCAGGTGCAGCGATCGGTGAATTCTTCCGTGATACCGGCCGTCCTGCGCTGATCATTTATGATGATCTGTCCAAACAAGCCGTAGCTTACCGTGAGGTTTCCCTGTTGCTCCGCCGCCCTCCGGGACGTGAAGCATATCCTGGTGACGTATTCTATTTGCACTCCCGTTTGCTGGAACGTGCAGCTAAGATCATCGCTAAGGATGAGATCGCTCAGCAAATGAACGATTGCCCTGATTCTATCAAACACCTCGTTAAAGGCGGTGGTTCCCTGACAGCTTTGCCTATCATTGAAACACAAGCCGGCGACGTATCTGCATACATCCCTACCAACGTGATCTCCATCACGGATGGTCAGATCTTCCTGGAAAATAACCTGTTCAACGCAGGTATCCGCCCCGCAATTAACGTAGGTATCTCCGTTAGCCGTGTAGGTGGTAACGCGCAGATCAAATCCATGAAGAAAGTATCCGGTACCCTGAAACTGGACCAGGCGATGTATCGTGAAATGGAAGCCTTCTCTAAATTCGGTGGTGACCTCGATGCTGCAACCAAATCCGTTCTGGAGAAAGGTGCACGTAACGTGGAAATCCTGAAACAAGCACAGTTCAATCCATTCTCCGTGGAAAAACAAGTAGCGATCATTTACCTCGGTACCAATGGTTTGCTCAGCGGTATTCCCGTGAAAAATGTGAGAGCTTTCGAAGATGCTTTCCAACACGAAATGGAAGTAAGACTGCCTGATGTTTTAGGTGAATTCAAAAAAGGTAACCTGCCGGAAGATGGTATCAAAAAAATGGTTGCTTTGGCAGACGAACTGAAACCAAGATTTGCGTAA
- a CDS encoding sensor histidine kinase, translating to MFKAKNLSPQKLAAFTALVLSLIMGLGCLILEVGIRETLIAFGLTFLIAYYLYLYTLQNFIYRKIKLIYKFIYQTKASKREDFFNKNILPLKTIDEVSEDVEKWASQKKEELENLRKNEAFRKEFLLNLSHELKTPIFAVQGYIHTLLDGAIDDPAVNKMFLKNATKNIDRLCRLIDDLDEISKLESGEMTINKEVFVIQDLVKDVFDTLSLKANQKEIKFSIKKGCEAPIHVSADKEKIRQVLINLIENSVKYGKQEGQTIASIYNMDGRRVLIEISDSGIGMAEEHLPRVFERFYRTDRARSRDIGGTGLGLAIVKHIVEAHDQTINVRSKIEVGSTFGFTLELGRES from the coding sequence ATGTTCAAAGCAAAAAATCTTTCACCGCAAAAGCTTGCTGCCTTTACAGCACTTGTGCTTTCACTTATCATGGGATTAGGTTGCCTCATCCTGGAGGTAGGTATCCGGGAAACCCTGATCGCTTTCGGCCTTACCTTCCTGATAGCTTACTACCTGTATCTCTATACGTTACAGAACTTTATTTACCGCAAGATCAAACTGATCTATAAATTCATTTACCAGACCAAGGCATCCAAAAGGGAAGACTTCTTCAACAAGAACATCCTGCCCCTGAAAACGATAGACGAGGTAAGTGAAGACGTGGAAAAATGGGCATCCCAAAAGAAGGAAGAACTGGAGAACCTGCGCAAGAACGAAGCGTTCCGCAAGGAGTTCCTGCTGAACCTCTCCCACGAACTGAAAACCCCCATCTTTGCCGTACAGGGTTATATCCACACTTTACTGGACGGCGCTATAGACGACCCCGCCGTGAATAAAATGTTCCTGAAGAACGCCACCAAGAATATCGACCGCCTCTGCAGGCTGATAGACGACCTGGATGAGATCTCCAAGCTGGAAAGCGGGGAAATGACCATCAACAAGGAAGTGTTTGTGATCCAGGACCTGGTGAAGGATGTGTTTGATACCCTCTCCCTGAAAGCCAACCAGAAAGAGATCAAATTCAGCATCAAAAAAGGATGCGAAGCCCCCATACACGTTTCGGCAGACAAAGAAAAGATCCGCCAGGTGCTCATTAACCTGATAGAGAATTCCGTTAAATATGGCAAACAGGAAGGGCAGACCATTGCCAGCATCTACAATATGGACGGCAGACGGGTGCTGATAGAGATCTCGGATTCCGGCATTGGCATGGCAGAAGAGCACCTCCCCCGCGTATTCGAACGTTTTTACCGTACAGACCGTGCCCGCAGCAGGGATATTGGCGGTACCGGTTTAGGCCTGGCCATTGTGAAACACATTGTGGAGGCGCACGACCAGACCATCAATGTACGCAGTAAGATAGAAGTAGGCTCCACCTTTGGATTTACCCTGGAACTGGGCCGGGAAAGTTAA
- a CDS encoding ABC transporter ATP-binding protein: MDNVKAKKQVFDFSLLKRVFSFAAPYKRYFYLSMFLTVMLALLSPVRPYLIQLTVDKYITNQWAQMLVIITIVQIVMLLLETAVRFFFSFLTNWLGQSVIKDLRVAVYRKVTRLNLAYFDKTPIGTLTTRTINDIEAINDIFSEGIISIVADLLMILAILGVMVYEDWRLTLISLSPFPVLILATWWFKESVNKSFHRVRNAVAALNAFVQEHITGMVVVQAFSAENREFGKFRTINKDHRKANIDAIFAYSVFFPVVEIILAISLGLMVWWGANKVLNYEVTQGVMIAFIMYLNMLFRPLRILADKFNTLQMGMVASERVFKVLDSDEHIADHGTHTAAGMRGEISFDHVWFGYKEDRFVLKDITFHATQGQTIALVGHTGSGKTTIISILNRLYEIQKGRIMIDNIPLQDYKLAELRSRVGVVLQDVFLFSGSVIDNITLRNPAISREQVEHAAKLIGVHDFILRLPGGYDYQVMERGSTLSLGQRQLISFIRALLYNPAILILDEATSSVDTESEMLIQHAIDKLIAGRTAIVIAHRLSTISKADQIIVLDKGEIKEIGNHEALMKQEGYYYKLYTMQFQKAGAVING, translated from the coding sequence ATGGACAACGTAAAGGCTAAAAAGCAGGTTTTTGATTTCAGTTTGCTAAAGCGGGTATTTTCCTTTGCAGCGCCCTACAAGCGCTATTTTTATCTCTCCATGTTCCTTACGGTAATGCTGGCCCTGCTTTCGCCGGTGCGGCCATACCTTATCCAGCTGACGGTAGACAAATACATCACTAACCAATGGGCACAGATGCTGGTGATCATTACGATCGTTCAGATCGTTATGCTGCTCCTGGAAACAGCCGTACGTTTCTTCTTCTCGTTCCTGACCAACTGGCTGGGCCAGTCTGTGATCAAAGACCTCCGCGTGGCAGTCTACCGCAAGGTTACCCGCCTTAACCTGGCGTATTTCGACAAAACACCCATCGGTACGCTCACTACCCGTACCATCAATGATATTGAGGCTATCAACGATATCTTTTCCGAAGGCATTATCTCCATTGTGGCAGATCTGCTCATGATCCTGGCCATATTGGGCGTGATGGTGTATGAGGACTGGCGCCTGACCCTGATCAGCCTGTCTCCCTTCCCGGTATTGATCCTGGCCACCTGGTGGTTCAAGGAAAGCGTGAATAAATCTTTCCACCGGGTACGGAATGCGGTAGCTGCTTTGAATGCATTTGTGCAGGAGCATATCACCGGTATGGTAGTGGTACAGGCCTTTTCAGCGGAGAACAGGGAGTTCGGTAAATTCCGCACCATCAATAAAGATCACCGCAAAGCCAATATAGATGCCATTTTTGCTTACTCCGTTTTTTTCCCGGTAGTGGAGATCATCCTGGCTATCTCGCTGGGTTTAATGGTTTGGTGGGGCGCAAACAAAGTATTGAACTACGAAGTAACGCAGGGAGTAATGATTGCTTTTATCATGTACCTGAACATGTTGTTCCGCCCGCTGCGCATCCTGGCAGATAAGTTCAATACCCTGCAAATGGGTATGGTGGCCAGTGAACGGGTGTTCAAAGTGCTGGATAGCGATGAACATATTGCGGACCATGGTACCCATACGGCCGCAGGTATGAGAGGAGAGATCAGCTTTGATCATGTATGGTTTGGGTACAAGGAAGACAGGTTTGTATTGAAGGATATCACTTTTCATGCAACACAGGGGCAGACGATTGCCCTCGTGGGGCATACGGGTTCCGGCAAAACCACTATCATCAGCATTCTTAACCGCTTGTATGAGATCCAGAAAGGCCGGATCATGATAGATAATATTCCTTTGCAGGATTATAAGCTGGCCGAACTGCGCAGCAGGGTAGGGGTAGTATTGCAGGATGTGTTCCTTTTCTCCGGTTCCGTGATAGATAATATAACCCTTAGGAATCCTGCCATCAGCAGAGAGCAGGTAGAGCATGCCGCCAAATTGATAGGCGTGCATGATTTCATTCTGCGTTTACCGGGCGGGTACGACTACCAGGTGATGGAAAGAGGAAGTACCCTCAGTTTGGGGCAGCGCCAGCTGATCTCTTTTATCAGGGCATTATTATATAACCCCGCTATCCTCATCCTCGATGAAGCCACTTCTTCCGTAGATACAGAATCGGAAATGTTGATCCAGCATGCGATAGATAAGCTCATCGCAGGGCGTACGGCTATTGTGATTGCACACAGGCTGAGCACCATCAGTAAAGCGGATCAGATCATTGTACTGGATAAGGGAGAGATCAAAGAGATCGGCAATCACGAGGCACTGATGAAACAGGAAGGATATTATTATAAATTATATACGATGCAATTTCAGAAGGCTGGTGCTGTCATCAACGGCTAG
- the atpF gene encoding F0F1 ATP synthase subunit B — MDLLLPAFGLFSISLLIFIIVFLILKKFAWKPILATLKEREDSITDSITTAERVKEEMAQMKAEHEHVLAEAKAERSMILKEAKEAKDKIISEAKATAQAEAKKIIQDASVAIENQKMAALTDVKNQVGTLVIEVAEKVLRKELSDKQNQEAYIRQLAAEIKMN; from the coding sequence ATGGATTTGTTGTTACCGGCCTTTGGCCTGTTTTCCATCTCTCTCCTGATCTTCATTATCGTTTTCCTGATACTGAAGAAATTTGCCTGGAAACCTATCCTTGCTACTTTGAAGGAAAGGGAAGATTCCATTACTGACTCCATCACTACTGCAGAAAGGGTGAAAGAGGAAATGGCGCAGATGAAAGCTGAGCATGAGCATGTACTGGCTGAAGCTAAAGCGGAACGCAGCATGATCTTGAAAGAAGCAAAAGAAGCAAAGGATAAGATCATCAGCGAAGCTAAAGCTACTGCACAGGCCGAAGCGAAGAAGATCATCCAGGATGCTTCCGTAGCCATCGAGAACCAGAAAATGGCAGCCCTCACGGATGTAAAGAACCAGGTAGGTACGCTCGTGATAGAAGTAGCAGAGAAAGTGTTGCGTAAAGAACTGTCAGACAAACAGAACCAGGAAGCTTACATCAGGCAACTGGCTGCTGAAATCAAAATGAACTAA
- the atpB gene encoding F0F1 ATP synthase subunit A has product MISFNRFKYKLVALIMVFSIAVTGVFANGHEDPHATGGHEKKEKFNAKEVILGHVKDAHDWHVFSIGEFHATVPLPVIIYSKTRGLSTFSSSRFNHGHDAHDGYRLVTEHYMHEKGLSSKEYTEGTVIAVDANDTPTGEKIYDLSFTKNIAFMLLGAVLLIVLMLNVAKSYRIRGSKQAPKGFQSLIEPVIIFMRDEVVKPNIPGVKGDKYVPFILTIFFFILINNLLGLLPGSANVMGNIAVTAALALISFVVMMASTNKYFWGHIFNPPVPGGVKVILAPVELIGVFTKPISLMIRLFANILAGHIIILSIISLVFIFGSLNQIAGYAFLPITIAFNIVMMMLELLVAFIQAFIFANLTAVFIGQAMEHTGDHHH; this is encoded by the coding sequence GTGATTTCTTTCAATCGGTTCAAATATAAGCTGGTAGCCCTGATAATGGTGTTTTCAATAGCCGTTACGGGTGTATTTGCCAATGGCCATGAAGATCCTCATGCAACTGGCGGTCATGAAAAAAAGGAGAAGTTCAATGCTAAGGAAGTGATCCTCGGGCACGTGAAAGATGCGCACGACTGGCATGTGTTCAGTATCGGCGAGTTTCACGCAACGGTGCCTTTGCCAGTGATCATTTACAGCAAAACCCGCGGGCTTTCCACGTTTTCTTCTTCCAGATTTAATCATGGCCATGATGCGCACGACGGCTACCGTTTGGTGACCGAGCATTACATGCACGAAAAAGGACTGAGTTCCAAAGAATACACAGAAGGTACTGTTATTGCAGTAGATGCAAATGATACGCCAACCGGCGAAAAGATCTACGATCTTTCCTTCACCAAGAATATTGCTTTTATGCTGTTGGGCGCTGTGCTGCTGATAGTGCTGATGCTGAACGTGGCTAAAAGTTACCGCATCCGTGGTTCCAAACAGGCACCCAAAGGTTTCCAAAGCCTGATAGAGCCGGTGATCATCTTCATGCGCGACGAAGTAGTGAAACCTAATATCCCCGGTGTTAAAGGAGATAAATACGTTCCCTTCATATTAACCATTTTCTTCTTCATCCTGATCAACAACCTGTTGGGCCTGTTACCGGGTTCTGCAAACGTAATGGGTAATATTGCCGTTACTGCTGCACTGGCACTGATCAGTTTTGTAGTGATGATGGCAAGCACCAACAAATATTTCTGGGGCCACATCTTTAACCCTCCCGTACCGGGCGGTGTTAAAGTGATCCTGGCGCCTGTGGAGCTGATAGGTGTATTTACCAAACCAATTTCCCTGATGATCCGGTTGTTTGCCAACATCCTGGCCGGCCACATTATCATCCTGAGCATTATATCCCTGGTATTTATCTTTGGTTCCCTGAACCAGATCGCAGGTTATGCATTTTTGCCGATCACTATCGCCTTCAACATTGTAATGATGATGCTGGAATTGCTGGTAGCATTTATCCAGGCGTTCATCTTTGCTAACCTTACCGCTGTATTCATCGGTCAGGCAATGGAGCACACAGGTGATCATCATCATTAA
- the atpH gene encoding ATP synthase F1 subunit delta, whose translation MQNPRLAGRYAKSLIDLAVEKNQLEAVHSDMLLLKAITRSNADVVALLRSPVIKADKKVKILGAILDGKISAITSGFIRLLTVKGREGILDEIAAAFEEQYNVLKNITRVKLTTATPLESGLLALIREKVETSAGRKVEIETSVNPDIIGGFVLETGNELFDASILRDLKDIKKQFLKNIYIPEIR comes from the coding sequence ATGCAAAATCCCCGTTTAGCAGGCAGATACGCTAAATCACTGATAGACCTCGCGGTTGAAAAGAACCAACTGGAAGCAGTTCATAGCGATATGCTGTTATTAAAAGCTATCACCCGCAGTAATGCAGACGTGGTTGCTTTGCTGAGGAGCCCTGTTATTAAAGCCGATAAAAAGGTAAAGATCCTGGGCGCTATCCTGGATGGTAAGATCAGTGCCATCACTTCCGGTTTTATTCGTCTGCTCACAGTGAAAGGCCGTGAAGGTATCCTGGATGAAATTGCGGCGGCATTTGAAGAACAGTATAATGTACTCAAGAACATCACCCGTGTGAAACTCACTACTGCTACTCCTTTGGAATCAGGCCTGCTGGCACTGATCCGCGAGAAAGTAGAAACTTCCGCAGGGCGTAAGGTAGAGATCGAAACTTCCGTAAATCCGGACATCATTGGCGGATTTGTACTGGAAACCGGTAACGAACTCTTCGATGCTTCCATCCTGCGCGACCTGAAGGATATCAAAAAACAATTCCTCAAGAACATTTACATTCCTGAGATCAGATAA
- the atpE gene encoding ATP synthase F0 subunit C: MALLSVLMQATEAAASTGLAQAGGAIGAGIAAIAAGIGVGNIGKSALESIARQPEAANDIRANMILAAALVEGVALFGVIAGLLAVVL; encoded by the coding sequence ATGGCACTTTTATCTGTTTTAATGCAGGCTACTGAAGCTGCTGCTTCAACTGGACTGGCACAAGCTGGTGGTGCAATCGGTGCTGGTATCGCTGCTATCGCAGCTGGTATCGGTGTTGGTAACATCGGCAAGAGCGCACTGGAATCTATCGCTCGTCAGCCTGAAGCTGCAAACGACATCCGTGCAAACATGATCCTGGCTGCAGCACTCGTTGAGGGTGTTGCCCTGTTCGGTGTTATTGCCGGCCTGTTGGCAGTAGTTCTCTAA